A region of the Nocardia nova SH22a genome:
GTTTGCGCGCGATCAGGCGATTGGGTTCGCCCGCGGCCAGCAATTCCACCACCTCGACCTCGCGCGTCGACAGCAGCGGATGTGCTTGGGAGAGAGCGGGAACGGTGTGCCGGGGCGTGACGACCATGCCGTCGGTGAGCAGATCCATGCCCTGGCGCAACCCGGCCAGCCCTTCGAGAACTCGAACCCGGGCCAGACTGTGCCCGAGCCCCTCGGCGAACAGGTTCAGTACGGCGCGGTCGGCGCCGCCGACCTCACGATGCGGGCGATAGCAGTCGCCGTGCACCAACCCGACGACCTGTCCCCGCAGGGTCACCGGGGCCACCGCATAGGAGGTGCACCGCGACATCTTCACGAACCGGCGTTCGACCCGCGGATTCCGCTGCACGTCCAAGGCGAGCCCCGCGCGGGCGTCCGCGACGATATCGGTCTCGAGCAGCGAACCGTCCAGCCGCGGCGGATTGTCGCGGCCCGCGGCCACCATGTCCTCGGCCAGTTTCGGATCGCCGACGACGCACATGGTGTGCAACTTCCACATCGACTGCTCCACCGTGGACAGCAGCACCCGGTCGAATCCCAGCGTGCAGGCCGCCTCGGGCGCGCGCGTGTACAGGTCGTCCACCGACACCGCGTCCCGCATCCCCGCCAGTGCGCGCCGGACCCGGCGCAGCAGTTCGACGCCCTCGTCGAGCCGCGCCTCATCAACCGCGTTCTCGGCCTCGCGAATCCGGGTGAGCAGGCCGGTGAGACCGGTCAGCGACTCGGGCCGGATATCGGTGGCCCGCCGCAGATCCGCGACGGTCGCGTCCCACAGGTAACGCAGGATCTGTTTGGCCGCCAGCGCCCGCGAGCAGTCGCAGGCGGGGAATTCCCGGCCGAGCGTGCCACCGGCCTCGATGACCAGCTCGCGGATCCGGGCGTCGAGATCGCTGTCGAGCACCACGTCGCGGTGGTGCGAATCCGTTGTTACGGGTGCCACTGTCGCTCCAGTACTCGGCAAGAACAATATATAATGTCCAATTCTAACGGTAGGATGGTCATCGATGTCACAGATTCGCGCAACACAGCCGTAGTCGGCCGAAGGTCGTATTCGAATCGGACCCGCGGCGGATGTCACGGCCCGCGATCGACGCCATCGTTGATATCGGCATCGCCGCCGCGCAGTAGCTGGAAAGGACCTCCGTTCGTGTCGAAGACCATCGTCGAACAATTGGCCGATTTCACCACCGAGGTCGACTGTCGCCGCCTGCCGCACGAGGTGATCGTCGAGTGCAAGCGCATCCTGCTCGATTCGCTGGGCTGCGCGCTCGGCGCCGTCGATCAGCACAAGGGCAAGATCGGCATCGAATACGCGCGGCGGACCGGCGGCGCCGGCGAGGCCACCGTCATCGGCACCCCCGACCGGGTGTCGGTCCTCGGCGCCGCCTTCGCCAACGGTGAACTGATCAACGCCCTGGACTTCGACGCGGTGCTGCCGCCCGGCCACGTGACGCCCTATGTGCTGCCGCAGACGATGGCGGTCGCGGAAACCCGGCAGCGGTCGGGCCGCGATGTGCTCGCCGCGATCGCGCTGTCGCACGAGATCTCGTTCCGCTTCTACAAGTCGGTCGACTACTTGCGCGACCGCACCGACACCGAGATGAACCTGTCGCCGGTGCTCGGCTACAGCAACACCATCTTCGGCGCCACCGCGGCCATCGGAAAACTGGAAGGGTACTCGCCCGAGGTGCTCGCCAACGCGCTCGCGATCGCCGCCAGCACCTCCCCGGTGAACTCGATGCGGTCCTGGCTCGCCCACGCGCCGACCGCGACGATCAAGTACTCGCTGGCCGGCGCTCTCACCAACGCCTCGCTGACCGCCGCGTATCTGGCCGAATTCGGCCACCGCGGCGATCTGCCGGTGCTCGACGACGCCGAACTCGGTTACCGCCGCTTCATCGGCACCCGGCGCTGGGAGCCGCAGAACATCACCGCCGGACTCGGCGGCGACTGGTTGTTCCCCGCCGAGCAGACCTTCAAGCCGTATCCGCACTGCCGGATCCTGCACGCCCCGCTGCACGCGCTGACCGAGATCGTGACGGACAACGATCTGAAGCCGGAGGAGATCCAGGCGATCCGCTGCTGGGGCGAGGCCGCGGTCCTGCATCCGCTGTGGTTGAGCAACGTCATCGAAAGCACCCACGACGCGCAGTTCAGCATCGCGCACGGACTGGCCGTCGGCGCGCACAACATCACCCCGAGCAAGGCGTGGCATGATCCGGAACTCGTGTTCAGCCGTTCGGTCATGGATCTGATGGAGCGGGTCACCTTCCAGCCGCATCCGGACTATTTCAAGGCCCTGTCGTCGCATCCGTCCGCGCGGCCCGCCCGGATCGAAGTCGACGCTCGCGGAACGACTTTCGTCGCCGACCGGGTGTATCCGAAGGGCAGCCCCACGCCGGATCCGGAGACCCGGATGACCGATGCGGAACTGATCGCCAAGTTCCGGGTCAATGCCGAAGGCGTCCTCGCGGATTCGCAGATGGACAGCGTCGTGGAGGCGGTGTTCGACCTCGAGAACGTCGAGGACTTCGCGACGGTGATGCGCCGGGTCGGCACCCGGTAAACCCGCCATCGGCTGAAGGTCGCAGTCGAATACGACCGGCGACGGATATCGCCTCGCGTGTGCGCTGCGACACACTCGGGACAGCGCGCCGCGCAGCGCAACTACCGAGCCGCCCTCGGTTCCGAGACGGCGGCTCTCCGACGGGTCCGGTGTGAGCGATGCTTCGGCCGGTGCGAGGAGAAGAACATGGTTTATCAGGGCAACTACTCGAAGTTGTTCATCGGCGGGCGCTGGGCCGACCCCACCGCGACGGAGCAGATCGCGGTGATCTCGCCGTATACCGAACAGACGGTGGCGCACGTGCCGAATTCGGCGGCCAGCGATGTCGATCGTGCCGTCGCGGCGGCCCGGCACGCCTTCGATCACGGTCCGTGGCCGCGGTTGTCGCTGGCCGAGCGGATCGAGGTGTTGACCCGCGTCAGCGCCGGGCTGGGGGAGCGGCAGGAGGAGATCGCCGAGCTGATCACGACCGAGATGGGCAGCCCCATCACGCTGTCGCGCAGCACCCAGTCGCTGGGCGCGAAGCTGCTGCTGGACGCCTTCCTCGGACTGGCGCCGAGCTACGAGTGGAGCAGTATCCGGCGTTCGGCCACGGGCACCGGCTTGGTGACGCGGGAGCCGGTAGGCGTTGTCGCCGCGGTCATTCCGTGGAACATGCCGTTGCAGATCGCCATGCTCAAGCTCGGTCCGGCGCTGCTCGCCGGGTGCACGGTGGTACTCAAGACCGCGCCCGAGGCGCCGCTGAACGGCTACATCCTCGCCGAGATCCTGCAGGCCGCGGGTCTGCCGGACGGCGTGGTGAACATCCTGCCCGCCGACCGCGGGGTCAGCGAACACCTGGTCACCCATCCCGATATCGACAAGGTGTCGTTCACCGGCTCCACCGCCGCGGGACGCCGGGTCGCGGAGCTCTGCGGGCGGGACCTGCGCCGCGTCACCCTGGAACTGGGCGGCAAGTCGGCGGCGATCGTGCTCGACGATGCCGATCTCGAATTGGCGATCGGCCAGATCCGCAAGCTCTCGATGCGCAACAACGGCCAGGCGTGCAGTAACAAGACCCGCATCGTGGTGGCCCGCTCCCGCGAGGCCGAACTGGTCGAGCGGCTGGTCGCGATGGTCGAATCGATGCCGGTCGGCGATCCGGCCGATGCGGCGACCGAGATCGGTCCGGTGGTCAGCGCCCGCCAGCGCGCGATGATCGAGAGCTACCTCGAGATCGGCCGCGGCGAGGGCGCGAAGGTCGCCGTCGGCGGCGGCAGGCCCGCCGGACTGGACCGGGGATGGTTCGTGGAGCCGACGATCTTCACCGGCGTCGCACCGGATATGCGTATCGCGCAGGAGGAGATCTTCGGCCCGGTGCTGTCGGTGCTGAGCTTCGCCGACGAGGACGAGGCCGTCGCGATCGCCAACAACTCGAGGTTCGGTCTCAACGGTTCGGTGTTCGCCGCCGACGATGAGCACGCGCTGGCGGTGGCGCGCCGGATCCGCACGGGCACAGTGGAATTGAACGGCAACGTGGTGGGCTTCCACTCGCCCATCGGGGGATTCAAGTGCAGTGGCATCGGCCGGGAGGCCGGGCTGGAGGGGTTCGACGGATATGTCGAGTCCAAGTCCTACGGTCTGTCGCCGTCACTGGTGGAATCGCTGTCCTGACACCAATATTCGATCGACCCGGCGCTGGCCGGAAACAGAGGAGTGCCGATGCGCGGCGTTGTGTTCAACGGTGACCGCAACCTCGAAATCGTCTCGTTCGACGACCCCGAACCCGGGCCCGGGGACGCGGTCGTGCAGATCAAGGCGTCCGGGATGTGCGGTAGCGATCTGCGGTTCTATCGCGCCGCACCCGGTGAGGCGCTGGCCGCGTTCGGACTCCGGGGCGACGATGCGGGCATCATCGCCGGGCACGAGCCGTGCGGTGTGGTGGTGGCACTCGGATCCGAGGTGGATTCGCGTGCCGTCCGCGTCGGCGACCGCGTGATGGTCCACCACTACGACGGGTGCGGGTTCTGTGATCGGTGCCGCGGCGGGTGGACGCAGATGTGTGAGCGGGGCGCCAAGATCTTCGGCGCCACCGCCCACGGCGGCCACGCCGACTACATCAAAGTGCCCGCGCGCACGCTGGTTCCGCTGCCGGACGGGCTGAGCTTCGCCGCCGGTGCCGCCATCGCGTGCGGGACGGGAACGGCGTTCGGCGGCCTGGTACGCCTGGATCTCAATGCGCGCGACACCATCGCCGTCTTCGGGCAGGGGCCGGTCGGCCAGTCCGCGGTGCAACTGGCCGCGGCGATGGGAGCCGAGGTCATCGCCGTCGATGTCGCACCCGAAAGAGTCGCCCGGGCAACCGAATTCGGCGCCGCGCACGCCGTCGACTCCAGCGCTGCCGACGCGGTGGCGGCGATTCGGGAGCTGACCGGCGGCAAGGGCGTGAGCTGTGCCCTCGACTGCTCGGGCGCGGCGCCCGCCCGGTCCGCGGCGGTTCAAGCCACCGCGCCGTGGGGCCGGGTGGGATTCGTCGGCGAGGGCGGGCAGGTCACGCTGAACGTCAGCCCGGAAATCATCCGCAAGCAGCTGACCATCATCGGCTCCTACACGTTCTCGGTTGTCGGACAAGGTGATTGCGCCCGCTTCATCGCCGAACACGGCGTCGACGTCGACAAGATCTTCACCGATCACTGGACGCTCGACGACGCCGACCGGGCCTACCGCGAATTCGACAAGCAGACCGGCGGAAAAGCGGTCATCGAGTTCTGAGGAATCGGGAATTCCGGGTGGCCGACGCGGGTCACCCGGAATCCGCCTGCGATCGACTCAGCGCCCGATACAGCCAGTCCTGCGCGGCCCCGGTGGTGGTCGCGCCGGTGATCTCGGTGGTGAGCGCCCAGTACCGGCGAACTCGGGGATCGGTGTCGTCGTATCCGTGCAGGAGTCGTCGCCGGAACTCCGCGGTGGGGCGGACCCCGCGGGCGGCGGCGTGGGCGGCGAGGAAACGGTCGAGTCCGGGGCCCGGCCGCGGTTCGATCCGCGTGCGCACCAGCGGGTCCACGAGTTCGCATGCTTCGGCGATGCCGGTCAGCAGCGCGCGTTTGTCGCGAATACCGGTGGGGTCGCGGCGGCCAGCGCCGGATCGGCGGCAGCGGCGGTGAGTTCGGCGTAGGCGACGATTCGGCGGGGCGTGGGATCGGCGGGTGGTTCCGGGATGTTCATGGCGACGAATCCGTCGAACAGTTCCGGTGTGATCGGGGTCAGCACCCGGCGCCAGAAGGCGACGAGGCCGTCGTGTGTGCCCCGGCGGTCGCCGAGCGCGGACAGGAGTTCCATCCGTGCGGCCCGCTGGGCGGGGGAGGCGTGCTCGACCGCGATCAGCGCGGCCCTTCTCCAGGCCAGTTCCCCCAATTCCGTATCCACCGCGGCTCTTTCGGCGGCCAGGGCGTCGAGGATCGACATGCCGCCGTCGAGTACGGCGATGATCGTGGGCAGGCCGAGGCCGAGAAAGCGCAGCTGCCGCACCAGCCGCAGCCGGTCGATCGAGCTCACCGGATCGAACAGCCGATGACCGCCGGCGCTGCGCTGTGAATCCACTACGCCTTCGTCGCAATAGAAGCGAATGGTGCGGACCGGGACGCCGGTGCGCCGGGACAGCTCCCCGATCGTCACCAGAGCATCTCGATGTGTGTCATGGGTCACAATGACTGGAACCTCCACCCGGCTGGAACTCCTACGGTACGTCAGCACCCATCACACGAGGAGTTGGCGAACATGGCTGGAGATGTGCCTGTGGACACCGATCGGATCTGGGCGGCCGTCGCCGCCGAGCGCGCGAGTCTGATCGAATTGCTGCGGCCGCTGCCCGAGAGCGATTGGGACCGCGCGTCGCTGTGTGCGGGCTGGCGGGTTCGTGATGTCGTCGCACATCTGATCCTGTCCGCCGATTCCGGGCTCGGGTCGATCCTGATCAATCTCGTCCGGGCCCGAGGCGATTTCGATCGGATGGTCCGCGACACCGCCGTCCGCCACGCGGACCGCCGGAGCACCGCGCACCTGCTCGCCGAGCTGCACGACAGCGTCGGCGCCCGCACCACGCCGATCGGCACGAGGCCGATCGACCGGCTCATGGACCTGCTGGTACACGGCCAGGACATCGCGATCCCGCTCGGAATCGAACGCGAAATGCCCGCTCTCGCAGCATGTTCGGCGCTCGATCGAGTGTGGAGCGGCGGTTTCCCGTTCCACGCGCGCAAGAAATTCGGCGGGTACCGGCTGGTGGCCTCCGACGGTTCGTGGACCGCCGGTGCGGGCCCCTTGGTCGAAGGTTCGGTGACGGAGTTGCTGATGCTCATCACCGGCCGCCTCCCGCGACCGGGCCGACTCACCGGTGAGGGTGCGGCCCGGCTTATCGCGGAGCAAGAACGGTGGGAGTGATACAGCCCAGGTCAGCGATCTGGGTAGTGGCCCGGTGCGCCTGTGGCCGGAGCGACGAAGGCCGCTGCGGGCAGGGGCAGAACCACCATCCCCGGTAGCACGATCGCGGCCATTGCGGCCGCCCACCGCTCGTGCCTGCTCATGGTCGCGCGCCGTTCGGGCCGAACGACGGTGGTCGCCGAATCGCTGGTCGTCGTCGAGCCTGATGTCATGGATTCCAAGTTAGAGAGAATTGCGCGTGCCGACTGTCCAGATACTTGGACAAGTTCTCGAATGCGTCGGTAGCGGGCCCGCCGATCCGACGCGACTCGCAGCAGAATTCCGGCGACTCGTAGGCGATTGTCCTGTCCCGCAACGAGTTCGGAATGCGCTCCGGCCCCGGCTCGAACGAGCCGGGGCCGGGCAGGGGGAACCGCGCCGCTAGTGCACGGCGGCGAACATCAACCGGGTCTCATCGGCCTCCTCGGGAGCGAATTCGGCGGCGATCGTCCCGTTCTTGGCGACGAGGATGCGGTCGGACAGCGCCCGGATCTCCGGCATGTACGAGGAGATGACCACGACCGCCACACCGTCGTCGGCGAGTCCCCGGATCATGGCGTGGATTTCGGGGATGGTGCCCAGATCGACGCCGCGGGTGGGCTCGTCGATGATGGCGACCAGCGGTTTGCGGGTCAGGCCCTTGGCGAGCACGACCTTCTGCTGATTGCCGCCGCTGAGTTCTTCGAGCGTGGCCCGGTTCGGTTCCAGCGTCCGGACCTGGAACAGTTCGACGAATCGTTGCGCCACCGACTTCTTGGCGCCCGGACGCACCAGGAACGGCAATCGGCTCGCGCTGCACAGATGACCGAGATAGATGTTGTCGGCGATCGTCAGGTGGCTGAAGAAGCCCGACGCCTTGCGGTCCTCGGTGATGTAGACGATGCCCGCCTTGCGCGCGTGCCGCGGTGTGCGGAACCGGACGTCGCGACCGTTCAATCTGGTTGTCCCGCCACGCAATCGACGTCGCTTCATGATTCCGCTGATGATCATCGCCACCTCGCTGCGCCCGGCGCCGACCAGACCGTAGATGCCGACGATCTCACCGGCGTAGGCGGAGAACGACATATT
Encoded here:
- a CDS encoding MmgE/PrpD family protein, producing MSKTIVEQLADFTTEVDCRRLPHEVIVECKRILLDSLGCALGAVDQHKGKIGIEYARRTGGAGEATVIGTPDRVSVLGAAFANGELINALDFDAVLPPGHVTPYVLPQTMAVAETRQRSGRDVLAAIALSHEISFRFYKSVDYLRDRTDTEMNLSPVLGYSNTIFGATAAIGKLEGYSPEVLANALAIAASTSPVNSMRSWLAHAPTATIKYSLAGALTNASLTAAYLAEFGHRGDLPVLDDAELGYRRFIGTRRWEPQNITAGLGGDWLFPAEQTFKPYPHCRILHAPLHALTEIVTDNDLKPEEIQAIRCWGEAAVLHPLWLSNVIESTHDAQFSIAHGLAVGAHNITPSKAWHDPELVFSRSVMDLMERVTFQPHPDYFKALSSHPSARPARIEVDARGTTFVADRVYPKGSPTPDPETRMTDAELIAKFRVNAEGVLADSQMDSVVEAVFDLENVEDFATVMRRVGTR
- a CDS encoding maleylpyruvate isomerase family mycothiol-dependent enzyme is translated as MAGDVPVDTDRIWAAVAAERASLIELLRPLPESDWDRASLCAGWRVRDVVAHLILSADSGLGSILINLVRARGDFDRMVRDTAVRHADRRSTAHLLAELHDSVGARTTPIGTRPIDRLMDLLVHGQDIAIPLGIEREMPALAACSALDRVWSGGFPFHARKKFGGYRLVASDGSWTAGAGPLVEGSVTELLMLITGRLPRPGRLTGEGAARLIAEQERWE
- a CDS encoding aldehyde dehydrogenase, with amino-acid sequence MVYQGNYSKLFIGGRWADPTATEQIAVISPYTEQTVAHVPNSAASDVDRAVAAARHAFDHGPWPRLSLAERIEVLTRVSAGLGERQEEIAELITTEMGSPITLSRSTQSLGAKLLLDAFLGLAPSYEWSSIRRSATGTGLVTREPVGVVAAVIPWNMPLQIAMLKLGPALLAGCTVVLKTAPEAPLNGYILAEILQAAGLPDGVVNILPADRGVSEHLVTHPDIDKVSFTGSTAAGRRVAELCGRDLRRVTLELGGKSAAIVLDDADLELAIGQIRKLSMRNNGQACSNKTRIVVARSREAELVERLVAMVESMPVGDPADAATEIGPVVSARQRAMIESYLEIGRGEGAKVAVGGGRPAGLDRGWFVEPTIFTGVAPDMRIAQEEIFGPVLSVLSFADEDEAVAIANNSRFGLNGSVFAADDEHALAVARRIRTGTVELNGNVVGFHSPIGGFKCSGIGREAGLEGFDGYVESKSYGLSPSLVESLS
- a CDS encoding zinc-dependent alcohol dehydrogenase family protein, yielding MRGVVFNGDRNLEIVSFDDPEPGPGDAVVQIKASGMCGSDLRFYRAAPGEALAAFGLRGDDAGIIAGHEPCGVVVALGSEVDSRAVRVGDRVMVHHYDGCGFCDRCRGGWTQMCERGAKIFGATAHGGHADYIKVPARTLVPLPDGLSFAAGAAIACGTGTAFGGLVRLDLNARDTIAVFGQGPVGQSAVQLAAAMGAEVIAVDVAPERVARATEFGAAHAVDSSAADAVAAIRELTGGKGVSCALDCSGAAPARSAAVQATAPWGRVGFVGEGGQVTLNVSPEIIRKQLTIIGSYTFSVVGQGDCARFIAEHGVDVDKIFTDHWTLDDADRAYREFDKQTGGKAVIEF
- a CDS encoding MerR family transcriptional regulator; protein product: MTIGELSRRTGVPVRTIRFYCDEGVVDSQRSAGGHRLFDPVSSIDRLRLVRQLRFLGLGLPTIIAVLDGGMSILDALAAERAAVDTELGELAWRRAALIAVEHASPAQRAARMELLSALGDRRGTHDGLVAFWRRVLTPITPELFDGFVAMNIPEPPADPTPRRIVAYAELTAAAADPALAAATPPVFATNARC
- a CDS encoding helix-turn-helix transcriptional regulator; translation: MAPVTTDSHHRDVVLDSDLDARIRELVIEAGGTLGREFPACDCSRALAAKQILRYLWDATVADLRRATDIRPESLTGLTGLLTRIREAENAVDEARLDEGVELLRRVRRALAGMRDAVSVDDLYTRAPEAACTLGFDRVLLSTVEQSMWKLHTMCVVGDPKLAEDMVAAGRDNPPRLDGSLLETDIVADARAGLALDVQRNPRVERRFVKMSRCTSYAVAPVTLRGQVVGLVHGDCYRPHREVGGADRAVLNLFAEGLGHSLARVRVLEGLAGLRQGMDLLTDGMVVTPRHTVPALSQAHPLLSTREVEVVELLAAGEPNRLIARKLSISEGTVKTHVTHILRKLGAANRAEAVAYWLRDAPARCAH